In a single window of the Streptomyces sp. NBC_00285 genome:
- a CDS encoding serine/threonine-protein kinase encodes MPLHKDDPRSVGGYKLVDRLGAGGMGIVYRGRTRSGREVAVKVVHAQHAEDKVFRARFRQEIEAVRKVSGAFTAPVVDADPEAVRPWMATQYVPGRSLADRIRERGALKDGELRQLALGLVEALRDIHRAGVVHRDLKPANVLMAEDGPRVIDFGISRAAENHNTLTETGQMIGTPPFMSPEQFTDARTVGPASDVFSLGALLVFSATGRGPFDADSPYLTAFRVVHESPVLDGVAQPLRAILERCLAKEAADRPELDRLAKEFADTLPEPGPGEPATVTLRAQLLRAAEETSAEGDPAAKTRSGRRSRVRRPLLVATGTVGVLALGLLGYLRFGPGFADSPRAASPAPTVASRWAAVPAGWQPWETTVHETSPRGEAEALGVKTGDPGDATCGRYEDAVYCAGNNILPVRLDGRTGKTVWRFSLAPADSEGTGLKSFTLLGVRDGAVLVRQVVYPAAGAGDGTVSIVALDADSGEKLWARKVNDTSVDLAMSGDLVLTTDLDGRSVTARDPRTGADRWTAQMPADSYCMFPAAGSGLYAHCFPGDESRSAVVLELNRSDGSVVRRLKTPYTSGLLGVVQGRPAFVIGGTTGPARPEDLTFGKVLLLDPDTGAGTTTKLSQTYEGSVTLAADTLWIAEPDGQVTAVSPLTGKQLWQTRTGAEGSGQPTYDSRTRTLYLVSTSGRVAALDAREGTLLWETGAHAEQLASGDVIKSEVLPYGGALIAGTPDGTVFSLDPAHPTASG; translated from the coding sequence GTGCCACTGCACAAGGACGACCCGAGATCGGTCGGCGGGTACAAACTGGTCGACCGGCTCGGTGCCGGAGGCATGGGCATCGTCTACCGCGGCCGGACGCGTTCCGGGCGCGAGGTCGCCGTGAAGGTCGTCCACGCCCAGCACGCCGAGGACAAGGTCTTCCGCGCCCGTTTCCGCCAGGAGATCGAGGCCGTCCGCAAGGTGAGCGGTGCCTTCACCGCCCCGGTCGTGGACGCCGACCCCGAGGCGGTACGGCCCTGGATGGCCACCCAGTACGTACCCGGCCGCTCCCTCGCCGACCGGATCCGCGAGCGGGGCGCGCTGAAGGACGGCGAACTGCGGCAGCTGGCCCTCGGACTGGTGGAGGCGCTGCGGGACATCCACCGGGCCGGCGTGGTGCACCGCGACCTCAAGCCCGCCAACGTCCTGATGGCCGAGGACGGACCCCGCGTCATCGACTTCGGCATCTCCCGCGCCGCCGAGAACCACAACACCCTCACCGAGACCGGGCAGATGATCGGCACCCCGCCCTTCATGTCCCCGGAGCAGTTCACCGACGCCCGCACGGTCGGCCCCGCCTCCGACGTCTTCTCGCTGGGCGCGCTGCTGGTGTTCTCCGCCACCGGGCGCGGGCCGTTCGACGCCGACAGCCCCTATCTGACCGCCTTCCGGGTCGTCCACGAGTCACCCGTCCTCGACGGCGTGGCACAGCCGCTGCGCGCGATCCTGGAACGCTGTCTGGCCAAGGAGGCCGCGGACCGGCCCGAACTCGACCGGCTGGCCAAGGAGTTCGCGGACACCCTGCCCGAACCGGGCCCCGGCGAACCGGCCACGGTGACCCTGCGCGCACAACTGCTGCGCGCCGCCGAGGAGACCTCCGCCGAAGGGGACCCGGCCGCGAAAACGAGGTCCGGGCGCCGCAGCCGTGTCCGCCGCCCCCTGCTCGTGGCGACCGGCACTGTGGGGGTGCTGGCCCTGGGACTGCTGGGATACCTGCGGTTCGGACCGGGTTTCGCAGACAGCCCCCGGGCGGCGAGTCCCGCCCCGACCGTGGCCTCCCGGTGGGCCGCGGTCCCCGCAGGCTGGCAGCCCTGGGAGACGACGGTGCACGAGACCTCGCCGCGCGGCGAGGCCGAGGCGCTGGGGGTGAAAACCGGCGACCCGGGCGACGCCACCTGCGGGAGGTACGAGGACGCGGTCTACTGCGCCGGCAACAACATCCTGCCGGTACGCCTCGACGGCCGTACCGGCAAGACCGTCTGGCGCTTCTCCCTGGCGCCCGCCGACTCCGAAGGGACAGGGCTGAAGAGCTTCACGCTCCTCGGCGTGCGGGACGGCGCGGTGCTCGTCCGGCAGGTCGTCTACCCAGCGGCCGGCGCCGGGGACGGCACGGTCAGCATTGTCGCCCTCGACGCGGACAGTGGCGAGAAACTGTGGGCCCGCAAGGTGAACGACACGAGCGTCGACCTGGCCATGTCCGGCGACCTGGTCCTGACCACCGACCTCGACGGCCGGTCGGTGACGGCCCGCGACCCGCGCACCGGCGCCGACCGGTGGACCGCGCAGATGCCCGCCGACAGCTACTGCATGTTCCCGGCGGCCGGCTCCGGCCTGTACGCGCACTGCTTCCCGGGTGACGAGAGCCGGTCCGCAGTGGTCCTGGAGCTGAACCGGAGTGACGGATCGGTCGTCAGGCGGCTGAAGACCCCGTACACGAGCGGCCTGCTCGGCGTCGTCCAGGGCCGGCCGGCCTTCGTGATCGGGGGCACCACCGGTCCGGCGCGCCCCGAGGACCTGACGTTCGGCAAGGTCCTGCTCCTCGACCCGGACACCGGCGCCGGCACCACGACCAAGCTGTCGCAGACCTACGAGGGCTCGGTGACGCTGGCCGCCGACACCCTGTGGATCGCCGAGCCCGACGGCCAGGTGACCGCCGTGTCCCCGCTGACCGGAAAGCAGCTGTGGCAGACCCGGACCGGCGCCGAGGGCTCGGGCCAGCCCACCTACGACAGCCGCACCCGCACTCTGTACCTGGTCAGTACCAGCGGCCGGGTCGCGGCTCTCGACGCCCGCGAGGGCACGCTGCTGTGGGAGACGGGCGCGCACGCCGAGCAGCTCGCGAGCGGCGACGTGATCAAGTCCGAGGTGCTGCCGTACGGCGGGGCGCTGATCGCCGGCACCCCGGACGGCACCGTCTTCAGCCTCGACCCCGCTCACCCCACGGCGTCGGGGTGA
- a CDS encoding YciI family protein codes for MAKYLLLKHYRGAPAPANDVPMEKWTPEEITAHVQYMRDFAVRLEESGEYVDGQALAPEGEWVRYDGEGRPPVTDGPFAETKDLIAGWMVIDVDSHERAVELAGELSAAPGAGGKPIHEWLELRPFYAADPNVADCHAGG; via the coding sequence ATGGCCAAGTACCTGCTGCTGAAGCACTACCGTGGCGCCCCGGCTCCGGCCAACGACGTGCCCATGGAGAAGTGGACGCCGGAGGAGATCACGGCGCACGTGCAGTACATGCGGGACTTCGCGGTCCGACTGGAGGAGAGCGGGGAGTACGTCGACGGACAGGCGCTCGCTCCCGAGGGGGAGTGGGTCCGGTACGACGGTGAGGGACGCCCTCCGGTCACCGACGGGCCGTTCGCCGAGACCAAGGACCTCATCGCCGGCTGGATGGTGATCGACGTCGACAGTCACGAGCGGGCCGTCGAACTGGCCGGGGAGCTGTCCGCCGCCCCCGGCGCGGGCGGCAAGCCGATCCACGAGTGGCTGGAACTGCGCCCGTTCTACGCGGCGGATCCCAACGTCGCGGACTGCCACGCCGGTGGATGA
- a CDS encoding methyltransferase domain-containing protein → MARQLDEQIVGRYPVGQRLRVLDVGMGQGTQALRLARAGHQVTGLEQDARMVAAARESLSAEPEGIRERMRIIEGDGRDTGVHFLPGSFDVVLCHGVLMYVQEPDPLLAGLARMLAPGGLLSLLVRNADALAMRPGLAGDWAGTWDAFDSVAYRNRLGLDVRADRLSTLTATLAGIGAPLRAWYGVRVFTDTATDDAEVPADTEALLACEERAGRTDPYRGVAALLHLCGVRG, encoded by the coding sequence GTGGCCCGGCAGCTCGACGAGCAGATAGTCGGGCGGTACCCGGTCGGACAGCGACTGCGGGTGCTCGACGTGGGCATGGGCCAGGGCACGCAGGCGCTGCGGCTGGCCCGGGCCGGGCATCAGGTGACCGGGCTCGAGCAGGACGCACGGATGGTCGCGGCCGCCCGGGAGTCCCTGTCCGCCGAGCCTGAGGGCATCCGGGAGCGGATGCGGATCATCGAGGGCGACGGCAGGGACACCGGGGTGCACTTCCTGCCGGGCAGTTTCGACGTCGTGCTCTGCCACGGTGTGCTCATGTACGTCCAGGAGCCGGATCCGCTGCTTGCGGGACTGGCGCGGATGCTGGCACCGGGCGGGCTGCTGTCGCTGCTCGTGCGGAACGCGGACGCGCTGGCGATGCGGCCGGGGCTGGCCGGGGACTGGGCCGGCACGTGGGACGCCTTCGACTCGGTGGCGTACCGGAACCGCCTGGGCCTCGACGTTCGCGCCGACCGGCTGAGCACGCTGACGGCGACGCTCGCGGGCATCGGGGCGCCGCTCCGGGCCTGGTACGGCGTGCGGGTGTTCACGGACACGGCCACGGACGACGCGGAGGTCCCTGCCGACACGGAGGCGCTGCTGGCCTGTGAGGAGCGGGCGGGGCGGACGGATCCGTACCGGGGGGTCGCCGCGCTGCTGCATCTCTGCGGCGTGCGGGGCTGA
- a CDS encoding sensor histidine kinase: MSRTLDRVRKQLKAHPLALDAILAAGVLVCMVAGSFVAPHQKDAVSWSIHTPAPLSLVLMALGATALVFRRRAPLMVLAFTGTVSLIESVTGDPRAPVAMSAVIALFTVASSTDRPTTWRVGLLTMTVLTGAAMLAGPLPWYAQENLGIFAWTGIGATAGDAVRSRRAFVQAIRERAEKAERTREEEARRRVAEERLRIARDLHDVVAHHIALVNVQAGVAAHVMDKRPDQAKEALAHVREASRSALNELRATVGLLRQSGDPEAPTEPAPGLARLDELVGTFRNAGLRVEVARTDHGTTLPAAVDLAAYRVIQEALTNVQKHAGAEPKAEVSVVRVGPNVEITVLDNGTGEEDHPDNGGGHGLLGMRERVTALRGALTTGPRYGGGFRVHAILPVKTRTVARDQPGEPV; the protein is encoded by the coding sequence GTGAGCCGCACACTCGACCGCGTCCGCAAGCAGCTCAAGGCCCACCCCTTGGCACTGGACGCGATACTCGCGGCGGGCGTCCTCGTCTGCATGGTGGCCGGCTCCTTCGTCGCGCCCCATCAGAAGGACGCCGTCAGCTGGAGCATCCACACCCCGGCCCCGCTCAGCCTCGTCCTCATGGCCCTCGGCGCCACCGCCCTGGTCTTCCGCCGCCGCGCCCCCCTCATGGTTCTCGCCTTCACCGGCACCGTCTCCCTGATCGAGTCCGTCACCGGTGATCCCCGCGCTCCCGTCGCCATGTCCGCGGTCATCGCCCTGTTCACCGTGGCCTCCAGTACCGACCGCCCCACCACCTGGCGCGTCGGCCTGCTCACCATGACGGTGCTGACCGGCGCCGCGATGCTGGCGGGCCCCCTGCCCTGGTACGCCCAGGAGAACCTGGGCATCTTCGCCTGGACCGGTATCGGCGCCACCGCGGGCGACGCCGTCCGCAGCCGGCGCGCCTTCGTCCAGGCCATCAGGGAGCGCGCCGAGAAGGCCGAGCGCACCCGCGAGGAGGAGGCCCGCCGCCGGGTCGCCGAGGAACGCCTGCGCATCGCCCGTGACCTGCACGACGTCGTCGCCCACCACATCGCCCTGGTCAACGTCCAGGCCGGAGTCGCCGCCCATGTGATGGACAAACGCCCCGACCAGGCCAAGGAGGCCCTCGCCCACGTCCGCGAGGCCAGCCGCTCCGCCCTCAACGAACTCCGCGCCACCGTGGGTCTGCTCCGGCAGTCCGGTGACCCCGAGGCCCCCACCGAACCCGCCCCCGGCCTCGCCCGCCTCGACGAACTCGTCGGCACCTTCCGCAACGCGGGGCTACGGGTCGAGGTCGCCCGCACCGACCACGGCACCACCCTCCCCGCCGCCGTCGACCTGGCCGCCTACCGGGTCATCCAGGAAGCCCTCACCAACGTCCAGAAGCACGCCGGTGCCGAGCCGAAGGCCGAGGTCAGCGTCGTACGCGTCGGCCCGAACGTGGAGATCACGGTCCTCGACAACGGCACCGGCGAGGAGGACCACCCCGACAACGGCGGCGGCCACGGCCTGCTCGGCATGCGCGAGCGGGTCACCGCCCTGCGCGGCGCCCTCACCACCGGCCCCCGCTACGGAGGCGGTTTCCGCGTCCACGCGATCCTGCCGGTCAAGACCCGAACCGTAGCCAGGGACCAACCAGGAGAGCCCGTATGA
- a CDS encoding bifunctional adenosylcobinamide kinase/adenosylcobinamide-phosphate guanylyltransferase, whose amino-acid sequence MELTLLGTGAPDGLPRPGCPCAACAVAVGADARGATAVLVDGALLLDLTPGAAFAAARAGHSLAGVRQVLLSHPHDGPAVEVPAGIPQPGRVPDGRELALLTGHRVRAVAMDAPGTGYAVTGPDGQRALYLPPGGAPAGLEEGAVESYDLVLADVVRRPDALARLRAVGAVGPTTDVVAVHLDHDVPPGAELRRRLAAAGARAVPDGTTLTVGAYEDVPDVPRRTLVLGGARSGKSVEAERRLEAFPEVLYVATGGSRNGDTEWASRVSVHRERRPGSWRTTETCDLVPLLKDDGAPLLIDCLSLWLTDAMDAVGAWDDAEWADGGERELRSRVRELTEAVRAARRTVVAVTNEVGSGIVPATASGRRYRDELGRLNAAFAGECEQVVLVVAGQALVLRG is encoded by the coding sequence GTGGAACTCACTCTTCTCGGTACCGGTGCCCCCGACGGCCTTCCCCGCCCCGGCTGTCCCTGCGCCGCCTGCGCCGTCGCCGTCGGGGCGGACGCCCGTGGTGCCACCGCGGTGCTCGTCGACGGGGCCCTGCTGCTCGATCTGACCCCCGGTGCCGCCTTCGCCGCCGCCCGCGCGGGGCATTCGCTCGCAGGCGTACGGCAGGTACTGCTGTCGCATCCGCATGACGGGCCCGCGGTCGAGGTGCCTGCCGGGATTCCGCAGCCGGGGCGGGTGCCGGACGGGCGGGAGCTGGCGTTGCTGACGGGCCACCGGGTGCGGGCCGTCGCCATGGACGCGCCGGGGACCGGGTACGCCGTCACCGGGCCCGACGGGCAGCGGGCGCTGTATCTGCCTCCGGGTGGTGCGCCCGCCGGGCTGGAGGAGGGGGCCGTCGAGTCGTACGACCTGGTGCTCGCCGATGTCGTACGACGGCCGGACGCGCTGGCCCGGCTGCGGGCCGTGGGGGCGGTCGGGCCCACGACCGACGTCGTCGCCGTCCATCTCGATCACGACGTGCCTCCCGGCGCCGAGCTGCGCCGGAGGCTGGCCGCCGCCGGGGCGCGGGCCGTGCCCGACGGGACGACGCTGACGGTCGGGGCCTACGAGGACGTACCGGATGTGCCGCGGCGGACGCTGGTGCTGGGCGGGGCGCGGTCCGGGAAGTCGGTGGAGGCCGAGCGACGCCTGGAGGCCTTTCCCGAGGTGCTGTACGTCGCGACCGGCGGGTCCCGGAACGGGGACACCGAGTGGGCCTCCCGGGTCTCCGTGCACCGGGAGCGGCGGCCCGGATCCTGGCGTACGACCGAGACCTGCGACCTGGTGCCGCTGCTGAAGGACGACGGGGCGCCGCTGCTGATCGACTGTCTGTCGCTGTGGCTGACGGATGCGATGGACGCCGTGGGGGCGTGGGACGACGCCGAGTGGGCCGACGGCGGGGAGCGTGAACTGCGTTCACGGGTGCGGGAGTTGACGGAGGCGGTACGGGCCGCACGGCGGACCGTGGTCGCCGTGACGAACGAGGTGGGCTCGGGCATCGTGCCGGCCACCGCGTCCGGACGCCGGTACCGGGACGAGCTGGGGCGGCTGAACGCGGCGTTCGCGGGCGAGTGCGAGCAGGTGGTGCTGGTGGTGGCGGGACAGGCGCTGGTGCTACGGGGCTGA
- the pspAA gene encoding PspA-associated protein PspAA: MIVRIMGEGQVRLADSHLADLDKLDDELLAEMENGDGPGFRRTLKALLTRVRELGDPLPDDSLEPSQLILPAEDATLEEVRDLLSDDGLIPG, translated from the coding sequence ATGATCGTCAGGATCATGGGGGAGGGTCAGGTGAGGCTGGCCGACAGCCACCTCGCCGACCTGGACAAGCTGGACGACGAGCTGTTGGCCGAGATGGAGAACGGCGACGGTCCGGGCTTCCGCCGCACCCTGAAAGCCCTCCTCACCAGGGTCCGCGAACTGGGAGATCCCCTCCCGGACGACTCCCTGGAACCCTCGCAGCTGATCCTCCCCGCCGAGGACGCGACTCTGGAAGAGGTCCGGGACCTCCTGAGCGACGACGGCCTGATCCCGGGGTGA
- a CDS encoding response regulator transcription factor: MTIRVLLADDQALLRSAFRVLVDSEPDMEVVGEASDGAEAVRLAGQERADVVLMDIRMPGTDGLAATRMISADPSLAHVRVVILTTFEVDDYVVQSLRAGASGFLGKGSEPEELLAAIRVAAGGEALLSPAATKGLIARFLAQRDVDDEHDPLRSERLAALTHREGEVLVQVAGGHSNDEIAERLEVSPLTVKTHVNRAMAKLGARDRAQLVVIAYESGLVRPRVE, from the coding sequence ATGACGATCCGTGTCCTGCTCGCCGACGACCAGGCGCTGCTGCGCAGTGCCTTCCGGGTGCTCGTCGACTCGGAGCCGGACATGGAGGTGGTCGGCGAGGCGTCCGACGGCGCCGAGGCCGTACGGCTGGCCGGACAGGAGCGCGCCGACGTGGTCCTCATGGACATCCGGATGCCCGGCACGGACGGTCTCGCGGCCACCCGCATGATCAGCGCCGACCCGTCCCTCGCGCACGTCCGTGTGGTCATCCTGACGACCTTCGAGGTCGACGACTACGTCGTGCAGTCCCTGCGCGCCGGCGCCTCCGGCTTTCTCGGCAAGGGCAGCGAGCCCGAGGAACTCCTCGCCGCGATCCGGGTCGCGGCCGGCGGCGAGGCACTGCTGTCCCCGGCCGCCACCAAGGGCCTGATCGCCCGCTTCCTCGCCCAGCGGGACGTGGACGACGAGCACGACCCCCTGCGCTCCGAACGCCTCGCCGCCCTCACCCACCGCGAGGGCGAGGTCCTCGTCCAGGTCGCCGGTGGCCATTCCAACGACGAGATCGCCGAGCGCCTGGAGGTCAGTCCGCTCACCGTCAAGACCCACGTCAACCGGGCCATGGCCAAGCTCGGCGCCCGGGACCGGGCCCAGCTCGTGGTCATCGCGTACGAGTCGGGGCTGGTACGTCCAAGGGTGGAGTGA
- a CDS encoding DUF3043 domain-containing protein gives MTTGVAGSFPSGLGSNPGHPLPLGFVFRSRATKEEKAAVADKAQLTDSKQIRDPQAPKGRPTPKRSAAQPQRRSVANTPSTRKEASKRQRDDRRAALERQRQALAGGDERYLPARDKGPVRKYARDFIDSRFNVAEFFLPMAVVILVLSVVRVGALQSIALLLWLVVIVLIVLDAILNGFRLKKQLAERFPDHNRKGAVAYALMRSLQMRRLRLPKPQVKRGERP, from the coding sequence ATGACGACTGGTGTTGCCGGATCGTTCCCCAGCGGGCTGGGGTCCAACCCCGGACACCCCTTACCCTTGGGTTTTGTGTTCCGTAGCCGTGCCACCAAGGAAGAGAAGGCCGCCGTCGCCGACAAGGCGCAGCTGACCGACTCCAAGCAGATCCGTGACCCCCAGGCCCCGAAGGGTCGGCCCACGCCCAAGCGCAGTGCGGCCCAGCCCCAGCGCCGCAGCGTCGCCAATACGCCGTCGACGCGCAAGGAGGCCTCCAAGCGCCAGCGCGACGACCGGCGTGCGGCGCTGGAGAGGCAGCGCCAGGCGCTGGCCGGCGGCGACGAACGGTACCTGCCCGCACGGGACAAGGGCCCGGTGCGCAAGTACGCCCGCGACTTCATCGACTCCCGGTTCAACGTGGCGGAGTTCTTCCTCCCGATGGCCGTGGTCATCCTCGTGCTGAGCGTGGTACGGGTGGGCGCGCTCCAGAGCATCGCGCTGCTGCTGTGGCTCGTCGTGATCGTGCTGATCGTGCTCGACGCGATCCTCAACGGTTTCCGTCTGAAGAAGCAGCTCGCCGAGCGCTTCCCGGACCACAACCGCAAGGGCGCGGTCGCCTACGCCCTCATGCGCTCTCTGCAGATGCGTCGCCTCCGGCTACCGAAGCCGCAGGTCAAGCGCGGAGAGCGGCCCTGA
- a CDS encoding RNA polymerase sigma factor: MDEALLRSLTPSVLAVLVRRGADFAAAEDAVQDALVEAVRVWPADPPRDAKGWLVTVAWRKFLDATRSDSARRRREDRIDEEPTPGPAPGVDDTLQLYFLCAHPALTPSSAVALTLRAVGGLTTRQIAQAYLVPEATMAQRISRAKRTVSGARLDQPGDVATVLRVLYLVFNEGYSGDIDLAAEAVRLTRQLAAAIDHPEVAGLLALMLLHHARRASRTTPDGGLVPLAEQDRTRWDTSAIAEGVAILQTALARDRLGEFQTQAAIAALHADAPTAEETDWVQIVEWYDELVRLTDSPVVRLNRAVAVGEADGPRAGLAALAALDDSLPRHTAVAAYLHERDGDPTTAARLYAEAAHRAPNLAERDYLTRRAARLNSRGSH, encoded by the coding sequence GTGGATGAGGCCCTGCTCAGGAGCCTCACGCCCAGCGTGCTCGCCGTCCTCGTCCGCCGCGGAGCCGACTTCGCGGCGGCCGAGGACGCCGTGCAGGACGCGCTCGTCGAGGCGGTCCGCGTCTGGCCGGCCGACCCGCCGCGCGATGCGAAGGGCTGGCTGGTCACCGTGGCCTGGCGGAAGTTCCTCGACGCGACCCGGTCGGACTCCGCCCGCCGCCGCCGTGAGGACCGTATCGACGAGGAACCGACGCCCGGGCCCGCCCCCGGCGTCGACGACACGCTCCAGCTGTACTTCCTGTGCGCCCATCCCGCGCTGACCCCGTCCTCCGCCGTCGCCCTCACCCTGCGTGCCGTCGGCGGGCTCACCACCCGCCAGATCGCCCAGGCCTACCTGGTCCCCGAGGCGACCATGGCGCAGCGGATCAGCCGCGCCAAGCGGACGGTCTCCGGCGCGCGCCTCGACCAGCCCGGTGACGTCGCCACCGTGCTGCGCGTCCTCTACCTGGTCTTCAACGAGGGCTACTCCGGCGACATCGACCTCGCCGCCGAAGCCGTCCGCCTCACCCGGCAGCTCGCCGCCGCCATCGACCACCCCGAGGTCGCGGGACTGCTCGCCCTCATGCTGCTCCACCACGCCCGGCGCGCCTCCCGCACCACTCCCGACGGCGGTCTGGTGCCGCTCGCCGAACAGGACCGCACCCGATGGGACACCTCGGCGATCGCCGAGGGCGTGGCGATCCTGCAGACCGCGCTGGCCCGCGACCGGCTCGGCGAGTTCCAGACCCAGGCCGCCATCGCCGCCCTCCACGCCGACGCGCCCACCGCCGAGGAGACCGACTGGGTGCAGATCGTCGAGTGGTACGACGAACTCGTCCGCCTGACCGACAGCCCCGTCGTCCGCCTCAACCGCGCGGTCGCCGTCGGAGAGGCCGACGGACCCCGGGCGGGCCTCGCCGCCCTCGCCGCGCTGGACGACTCCCTGCCCCGGCACACGGCGGTCGCGGCCTACCTCCACGAACGCGACGGCGACCCGACGACAGCGGCCCGTCTGTACGCCGAGGCCGCTCACCGGGCACCGAACCTGGCCGAACGCGACTATCTGACCCGCCGGGCGGCCCGTCTCAACAGCCGCGGCAGTCACTGA
- a CDS encoding PspA/IM30 family protein yields MKRMGMIFRAKANKALDRAEDPRETLDYSYQKQLELLQKVRRGVADVATSRKRLELQLNQLQSQSSKLEDQGRKALALGREDLAREALSRRAALQQQVTDLETQHSTLQGEEEKLTLAAQRLQAKVDAFRTKKETIKATYTAAQAQTRIGEAFSGISEEMGDVGLAIQRAEDKTAQLQARAGAIDELLASGVLDDQSGMHKDDIQAELDQLSGGTNVELELQRMKAELAGGSPSQQAIEGGTGQAQSPQQPQDTPRFDKQ; encoded by the coding sequence ATGAAGCGTATGGGGATGATCTTCCGCGCGAAGGCGAACAAGGCCCTTGACCGGGCCGAGGATCCGCGCGAGACCCTCGATTACTCGTACCAGAAACAGCTGGAGCTGCTTCAGAAGGTACGCCGGGGCGTGGCCGACGTGGCCACCTCCCGCAAGCGTCTGGAGCTCCAGCTCAACCAGCTGCAGTCGCAGTCCTCGAAACTGGAGGACCAGGGCCGCAAGGCGCTCGCGCTCGGCCGCGAGGACCTCGCCCGCGAGGCGCTGTCCCGTCGTGCCGCGCTCCAGCAGCAGGTGACGGACCTCGAGACGCAGCACTCGACGCTGCAGGGCGAGGAGGAGAAGCTCACTCTTGCGGCCCAGCGTCTCCAGGCCAAGGTGGACGCCTTCCGTACGAAGAAGGAGACCATCAAGGCCACCTACACGGCGGCCCAGGCGCAGACCCGGATCGGCGAGGCCTTCTCCGGCATCTCCGAGGAGATGGGCGACGTGGGCCTGGCCATTCAGCGGGCCGAGGACAAGACGGCCCAGCTCCAGGCCAGGGCCGGTGCGATCGACGAACTGCTGGCCTCCGGCGTCCTGGACGACCAGTCCGGCATGCACAAGGACGACATCCAGGCCGAGCTGGACCAGCTCTCCGGTGGTACGAATGTGGAGCTGGAACTCCAGCGCATGAAGGCGGAGCTGGCGGGAGGCTCCCCGTCGCAGCAGGCGATCGAGGGCGGCACCGGACAGGCGCAGTCCCCGCAGCAGCCGCAGGACACCCCCCGCTTCGACAAGCAGTAG
- the nadA gene encoding quinolinate synthase NadA, translating to MTTAQTTELDVQPTPLALLLLGREADPRSERGVECPGDLPSPSDPDLVERARAAKEKLGDKVFVLGHHYQRDEVIQFADVTGDSFKLARDAAARPEAEYIVFCGVHFMAESADILTGDDQKVVLPDLAAGCSMADMATAEQVAECWDVLTEAGIAEQVVPVSYMNSSADIKAFTGKHGGTICTSSNAERALNWAFEQGEKVLFLPDQHLGRNTAVRDLGLSLEDCVLYNPHKPNGGLTAEQLRDAKMILWRGHCSVHGRFSLESVEDVRARIPGVNVLVHPECTHEVVAAADYVGSTEYIIKALEAAPAGSKWAIGTELNLVRRLANRFAPEGKEIVFLDKTVCFCSTMNRIDLPHLVWTLESLAAGKLVNRIEVDKETEAFAKLALERMLALP from the coding sequence GTGACCACCGCCCAGACCACGGAGCTCGACGTACAGCCGACTCCGCTCGCCCTGTTGCTGCTCGGCCGTGAGGCCGACCCGAGGAGCGAGCGGGGCGTCGAGTGTCCCGGCGATCTGCCCTCGCCGTCCGACCCCGACCTCGTCGAGCGTGCCCGCGCGGCCAAGGAGAAGCTCGGCGACAAGGTGTTCGTTCTCGGCCACCACTACCAGCGTGACGAGGTCATCCAGTTCGCCGACGTCACGGGCGACTCCTTCAAGCTGGCCCGGGACGCGGCCGCGCGCCCCGAGGCCGAGTACATCGTGTTCTGCGGTGTGCACTTCATGGCCGAGTCCGCGGACATCCTGACGGGCGACGACCAGAAGGTCGTCCTCCCGGACCTCGCCGCCGGCTGCTCCATGGCCGACATGGCGACGGCCGAGCAGGTCGCCGAGTGCTGGGACGTCCTCACCGAGGCCGGCATCGCCGAGCAGGTCGTGCCGGTGTCGTACATGAACTCCTCGGCGGACATCAAGGCGTTCACGGGCAAGCACGGCGGCACCATCTGCACGTCGTCCAACGCCGAGCGCGCCCTGAACTGGGCCTTCGAGCAGGGTGAGAAGGTCCTCTTCCTGCCCGACCAGCACCTCGGCCGCAACACCGCGGTCCGGGACCTGGGCCTGTCCCTGGAGGACTGCGTCCTCTACAACCCGCACAAGCCGAACGGCGGCCTGACCGCCGAGCAGCTCCGGGACGCGAAGATGATCCTGTGGCGCGGGCACTGCTCGGTGCACGGGCGTTTCTCGCTGGAGTCCGTGGAGGACGTACGCGCCCGGATACCCGGGGTGAACGTCCTCGTTCACCCCGAGTGCACGCACGAGGTCGTGGCCGCGGCGGACTACGTCGGCTCGACGGAGTACATCATCAAGGCGCTGGAGGCGGCCCCGGCCGGCTCCAAGTGGGCCATCGGCACGGAGCTCAATCTCGTACGACGGCTCGCCAACCGTTTCGCGCCGGAGGGCAAGGAGATCGTCTTCCTCGACAAGACCGTCTGCTTCTGCTCGACCATGAACCGCATCGACCTGCCCCACCTGGTCTGGACCCTGGAGTCGCTGGCCGCGGGCAAGCTCGTCAACCGGATCGAGGTCGACAAGGAGACGGAGGCGTTCGCGAAGCTGGCGCTGGAGCGGATGCTGGCACTGCCGTAG